A window of Babesia microti strain RI chromosome III, complete genome contains these coding sequences:
- a CDS encoding protein mago nashi (overlaps_old_locusTagID:BBM_III02435) — protein MGDGQDFYLRYYIGHEGKFGHEFLEFEINNEGRLRYSNNSNYKNDTIIRKQAYLSGLIVDVIKGMILDSDLLNEDDSKWPRPDKIGKQELEIHMNGGNSTFITSKIGSLQEIQNCTDPNGLRIFYYLVQDLKCLIFSLISLNFRIKPV, from the exons ATGGGTGATGGTCAGGACTTTTACCTCCGGTACTA CATCGGACATGAGGGGAAATTCGGGCATgaatttttggaatttgaaataaataacGAGGGAAGACTCAGGTATTCCAACAATTCAAACTACAAAAATGACACTATCATCCGCAAACAAG CCTACTTGTCTGGATTGATTGTTGATGTTATAAAGGGTATGATTTTGGACTCGGACTTACTGAACGAAGACGATAGTAAGTGGCCTAGGCCAGATAAAATTGGGAAACAGGAATTGGAGATTCATATGAATGGAGGAAATTCTACTTTTATAACTTCAAAAATAGGCTCTCTGCAAGAAATCCAAAATTGCACAGATCCTAATGGACTCAGAATTTTCTATTACCTAGTACAGGATTTGAAGTGTTTGATATTCTCACTCATTTCACTTAATTTCAGAATCAAACCCGTGTGA
- a CDS encoding coronin binding protein, putative (overlaps_old_locusTagID:BBM_III02450), which produces MGYLALSTLDQQRLSQLKSEINRRLLELTGVIDIAILADHVWNLIGNAQVTRDEVARNLQQFMPAEKVESFLIWLYSRLDTLLDEYKRSVFSAEAAEAHKKEAMRCIQIKAQEDEERLRRRSERFAFHNLSNLYSNSSTNTARATTASVSNIANIAICKYDRRCKFGDKCKFVHIGRDGIGTMGKGSNMASKFGEYGILPGKLSDGMCRNWPACPFGNECNFSHPSVPCKFGQLCTRSNCSYTH; this is translated from the exons ATGGGATACCTTGCCCTCAGTACGCTAGACCAACAGAGGCTGTCGCAGCTTAAAAGTGAGATTAATAGGCGCTTGTTGGAGCTTACAGGTGTGATTGACATTGCTATTCTTGCTGATCATGTTTGGAATCTCATTGGGAATGCTCAAGTCACACGAGATGAGGTGGCGAGGAATCTTCAACAATTCATGCCCGCCGAAAAG GTCGAATCGTTCCTTATATGGCTTTATTCCAGACTGGATACACTACTAGATGAATACAAGAGGAGCGTTTTCAGTGCTGAGGCGGCAGAGGCCCATAAAAAGGAGGCCATGCGATGCATACAAATCAAGGCACAGGAAGACGAAGAACGGCTAAGGAG ACGGTCAGAACGTTTTGCCTTCCACAACTTATCAAACTTGTACTCGAATAGTTCGACAAACACTGCCAGAGCCACAACCGCTTCAGTATCTAACATCGcaaatatcgcaatatgtaaatatgatCGGCGCTGCAAGTTTGGAGATAAGTGTAAATTTGTCCATATTGGACGGGATGGTATAGGAACCATGGGTAAGGGGAGTAATATGGCTAGTAAGTTCGGCGAATACGGTATTTTGCCTGGCAAGCTATCAGATGGCATGTGCCGTAACTGGCCTGCATGCCCCTTTGGTAACGAATGCAATTTTTCGCATCCAAGCGTTCCCTGTAAATTTG GCCAACTTTGCACCCGATCGAATTGCAGTTACACTCACTAA
- a CDS encoding hypothetical protein (overlaps_old_locusTagID:BBM_III02445), producing MDIEVDYFDIPETQWELVEHASNGTIPESYKKISDFDVMSSKITLYYRNKIDAKGNNRNLNEYFIKGTLNVPRDDFLFLVMDESMRAAWDTTLLSSRTLVKEPEYDLGFYVSKYPFPLLRRTYLTARTFFTKNDIGVIFSRAIEGAVPFKISWSTRVTDYISSVSIRPLSDNTSEMYFYHYEDPKTFLPDAMLNRVIVTIIPTIISKLLNACRPTTPQERETVYKIFKFGTDCNKFKDIPLEKRSIKYVNYDLPDKLEMLECSDKDDLSDN from the coding sequence ATGGACATCGAAGTGGATTATTTCGACATTCCAGAGACTCAATGGGAACTTGTTGAACATGCTAGTAATGGGACTATTCCCGAATCgtataaaaaaattagtgattTTGATGTCATGTCTTCAAAGATTACCCTCTACTACAGAAACAAAATCGACGCCAAGGGTAACAACAGAAActtaaatgaatattttataaaagGCACGCTTAACGTGCCCCGAGATGACTTTTTATTTTTGGTAATGGACGAGTCTATGCGTGCCGCATGGGACACTACGCTCCTTTCCTCTCGTACACTGGTAAAGGAACCCGAGTACGACCTTGGATTTTATGTTTCAAAATATCCTTTCCCCTTACTACGCCGTACCTATCTCACGGCCAGAACTTTTTTTACGAAAAATGACATCGGTGTTATTTTCAGCCGTGCCATTGAAGGTGCAGTGCCATTCAAAATCTCTTGGTCTACGCGCGTAACTGACTATATATCATCTGTGTCAATTAGACCACTAAGTGATAATACAAGCGAGATGTATTTTTACCACTATGAAGATCCCAAGACGTTCCTCCCCGACGCAATGCTGAACCGTGTGATTGTGACAATAATACCTACAATTATCTCAAAACTACTAAACGCCTGTAGGCCAACCACGCCACAGGAGCGGGAAActgtatacaaaattttcaaattcgGAACTGattgcaacaaatttaaagaTATTCCCTTAGAAAAGAGATCGATAAAATACGTGAATTATGATCTCCCAGATAAACTGGAAATGCTTGAGTGTTCAGACAAAGATGATTTGTCTGATAActaa
- a CDS encoding conserved Plasmodium protein, unknown function (overlaps_old_locusTagID:BBM_III02440), which translates to MVFISLDNLGNIKAVASTATNGLNVITRSKVDLDPANKPLSACWLIGSNLFAVGRRNGIIDIWSISDSLALRAKSVVSEPVIALGTCDNRLIAVGAATNIYVMDPFSIAKSCVKCHVKRENCACKGEEKADYFPMLQKIPHQSTISCASFSKIAPLIAIVSNSIPTLVDVRSGDVLWRAKSRKSSLLKLQRSTKINCICFLDAINQNVVAVGYGDGSIVIYDARIQKRPVFEFILGDKRSKGDKKEKFFKRLHEFDLSSRFPKIMSLDRDAPLRPIVTVNLIGKLPQISTIAECNYSDGCDIIVTDSVGNISRVAILTGSLLIKELKVTGEMDESKIWDTLIKARKLVKSAKTNDAPVAHAKSGPQFGAKVVSNYQPHRGAVVNVAVGDTEFVTASLDQTCAVYNVEANKMKQQIHLLEKQSLVLLV; encoded by the exons ATGGTCTTTATTTCCCTGGATAACCTAGGCAACATAAAAGCAGTTGCATCAACAGCAACTAATGGGTTAAATGTCATAACTCGGTCAAAAGTAGATTTGGATCCGGCGAACAAACCTCTTAGTGCCTGTTGGCTTATTGGGAG TAATTTGTTTGCTGTAGGGAGGAGGAATGGTATAATAGATATATGGTCAATTTCCGATAGTTTGGCTCTAAGAGCTAAATCTGTCGTATCAGAGCCAGTTATTGCCCTTGGCACTTGTGACAACAGGTTGATAGCCGTAGGGGCCGCCACCAACATTTACGTGATGGACCCTTTTTCAATTGCCAAAAGCTGCGTAAAATGCCATGTTAAACGCGAGAATTGCGCCTGCAAAGGAGAGGAAAAAGCCGATTATTTTCCGATGttgcaaaaaattccacATCAAAGCACCATTTCTTGTGCCAGTTTCAGTAAAATTGCGCCCCTTATCGCAATCGTCAGCAATTCTATTCCCACCTTAGTTGATGTTAGGTCAGGAGATGTGTTATGGAGGGCTAAATCTAGGAAGTCTTCACTACTCAAGTTGCAGAGGtcaacaaaaattaactgCATTTGCTTTTTAGATGCAATAAATCAGAACGTTGTTGCTGTGGGTTATGGCGATGGGTCTATTGTTATTTACGACGCTAGAATCCAGAAGAGACCTGTGTTTGAATTTATACTGGGTGATAAACGTTCAAAGGGGGACAAGAAGGAGAAGTTTTTCAAAAGGCTTCACgaatttgatttatccAGCAGATTCCCTAAAATTATGTCTTTGGACCGCGACGCGCCCCTGAGGCCAATTGTGACTGTGAATTTGATTGGCAAATTACCCCAGATATCAACGATTGCAGAATGCAATTACAGTGACGGCTGTGATATAATTGTCACAGATAGCGTTGGCAACATATCACGAGTTGCCATTCTTACTGGTAGTCTACTGATCAAGGAATTGAAGGTTACGGGCGAGATGGATGAAAGTAAGATATGGGATACACTGATAAAAGCTAGGAAGTTGGTCAAGAGTGCTAAAACAAATGACGCCCCGGTGGCTCATGCAAAAAGTGGTCCTCAGTTTGGTGCTAAAGTCGTGTCAAATTACCAACCGCATAGGGGAGCAGTTGTGAATGTGGCCGTGGGCGATACCGAATTCGTTACGGCCAGTTTGGACCAAACTTGCGCAGTGTATAATGTCGAGGCGAACAAAATGAAACAGCAGATTCACTTGCTTGAGAAGCAATCCTTGGTTTTGTTAGTGTAA
- a CDS encoding conserved Plasmodium protein, unknown function (overlaps_old_locusTagID:BBM_III02425), with amino-acid sequence MRQKITVSVDLERSIIYGETEIECGLGPVDLVVLAIPPLPNSSVYHQVTVNGKQAPFKCYYSVEENAPLHQVLGEKLDFREIYGKVASGTPSLLVIHNDGEAAGRVCVSFSYRLGGPPFKTHTWSLQPPGGRRRSYLCVFVGYNGRNRWSPWFPTVPPGSSNYLPMELELSVKALYATVSSLQPLFCEDCHGAPSPASNTGNTGNMGNMGNMDNTSGVPAQYRFSGTAYPHQLVMAVGDLSVSASRVRWSEADEASEVLLATMRGFEHLLEPTCKHLPRVLESCFMKQHKAFRAALAPFLQFPPFSNFQLLFCPLAPGMSWHGLQPLSARPEGLTTAAAAAFEEALSVSHYDTLGVSPRLINDDVYASGGLAILPLDCLFSPLDLRADPLIIEKKALVARAIYQIMTEAVQILPEFSSRDYYLKHMLQEIFLDAYIAADFGRGEQQLVRWAKREQFAILVQLHGDAYPLSVPWTSGAVPPAGAPPPDTIVSGGEISADEIESSACQRLKCLLVALVAEAIMAESAFVPESFFAIRLTTFLADMLSQGGSAGSPAGGSVKFWQQYLWSEIVGCYISAWNAKPQNFSPENQLPLSLKHNQRPLQQSPEHVQLFQLEESLMNLHRMHVSGTGCPQISLTLLLHLQRKGTAMDYFTFHIDQSPLEPPRGAPAAAAALGIAADGDSPEIYPLDPVDLVGRDGNFTLGFGYLGQDASEFSVGGGTLWDSVERIKEKHCLSGDDFSAEMVDCGLYPRKIIAEPVPVSGARFHGHPAHIAGHTGIGLLAASNDFCKIWPMDLAVDVFEDDGIRRQVLRVTKKDSLPKTFQLNPRAERGRKKAGPREAEGPGERECVAPGNKCPFIGFSSETDGKLVEWMRQYVTTRLHPEYRQLDNRSLVAKVCSKSRLPVLWTRADPQFALIGRLRRCQSPAMWEQQLLADNDVVGQMEAAMRMGGVGDVGGCVAAMGAVRSLIAAMSQHLWHPAVRSRAAFSLAQIYNAFSRRRRRLVAARPTGVPCPAGAQAGQGGSDGNGSESEDEFCPAPTPGAGSSTGPSQPRAVPTQSDNSLAQVDNVLCQVLRGFSNYFILHHTKALQTPPHASPAGGVGAWPMTTDNLEWPTECRFLASFLRALCLMRDFRDETPPEALELIMRFLDAASCYISSPPYPVLATYLISAIGALRIPAARGCSTETFEGFRATSSFGLFQRIVHLLRLDGLPESSRSCALLTRVYLRSIAAFPDCCEVPRIEDFIPLSHGAADPIIAGAAIAAIFKMVIMGRVVCCYGAHGTGSLSTLRTTDNERRRIIGLGMGFFSSLRLITFLEGAFGDCEIFRPFKSLMEVCVELYIFSPHVYATFPRSFGAGSPPPQQPELAGDTDLCKHFEEQVPDGREKIVFLGWSDSDLPCWDSFLSSLKATLLSKAIANDLEFSHLMALYEFFNGRDTCVQRGQMMDSIWVFLRRYGKGYTNSPLLVNSDCLPADWQHVALMAACALSDQRYLDLPWSQIQSKLRSHAYGVPMEFKADVVAAVRGFRNDPGLPEFERSFDAIWPVIIASFKKSVGRAQPAL; translated from the exons ATGCGGCAGAAGATAACAGTATCTGTGGACCTGGAGCGCAGCATAATATACGGAGAGACTGAAATCGAGTGCGGACTCGGCCCAGTTGACCTGGTGGTACTGGCAATACCTCCCCTGCCAAACTCAAGCGTCTACCACCAAGTGACGGTGAACGGAAAGCAGGCCCCGTTCAAATGCTACTACTCCGTAGAAGAGAACGCGCCGCTCCACCAAGTACTTGGGGAGAAGTTGGACTTTAGAGAGATATACGGAAAGGTGGCATCTGGCACCCCAAGCCTACTGGTTATACACAACGACGGCGAGGCGGCGGGGCGGGTGTGTGTGTCATTTTCGTACAGACTGGGCGGCCCGCCCTTCAAGACACATACATGGTCGCTGCAGCCGCCCGGCGGCCGCAGAAGGAGCTATCTGTGCGTGTTTGTGGGTTACAACGGCAGGAACCGTTGGTCCCCCTGGTTCCCCACCGTGCCACCCGGATCCAGCAACTACCTGCCCATGGAGCTGGAGCTCAGCGTGAAGGCGCTGTACGCGACAGTATCATCTCTGCAGCCCCTCTTCTGCGAGGACTGCCACGGAGCCCCGAGCCCCGCCTCCAACACGGGCAACACGGGCAATATGGGCAATATGGGCAATATGGACAATACAAGCGGCGTTCCGGCGCAGTACAGATTTTCAGGCACTGCATACCCCCACCAGCTAGTCATGGCGGTCGGAGACCTATCCGTAAGCGCTAGCAGGGTCCGCTGGTCGGAGGCAGATGAGGCGAGTGAGGTTTTGCTGGCCACTATGCGTGGGTTTGAGCATCTGCTGGAGCCTACCTGCAAGCACCTCCCCCGCGTGCTGGAGAGCTGCTTCATGAAGCAGCACAAGGCGTTCAGGGCGGCGTTGGCCCCCTTTCTCCAGTTTCCCCCCTTCAGCAACTTCCAGCTCCTTTTTTGCCCCCTTGCCCCCGGCATGTCCTGGCACGGTCTGCAGCCCCTCTCGGCCAGGCCCGAGGGGCTGACGACCGCCGCGGCCGCGGCGTTCGAGGAGGCGCTAAGCGTGTCCCACTACGACACCCTGGGCGTCTCCCCGCGGCTAATCAACGATGACGTCTACGCCAGCGGCGGACTGGCGATCTTACCGCTGGACTGTCTATTTTCGCCACTCGACCTGCGGGCGGACCCCCTAATAATCGAGAAGAAGGCGCTGGTTGCGCGTGcaatttaccaaattatGACGGAGGCCGTGCAAATTCTTCCCGAGTTTTCCTCCCGGGACTACTACCTGAAGCATATGTTGCAAgagatatttttggatgCGTATATAGCGGCGGATTTTGGGCGCGGGGAGCAGCAATTGGTGCGCTGGGCAAAGCGCGAGCAGTTTGCCATTTTGGTGCAGTTGCATGGCGATGCCTACCCCCTATCGGTGCCCTGGACCTCGGGAGCGGTGCCCCCTGCGGGGGCACCGCCTCCGGACACTATCGTGTCCGGAGGCGAAATTTCCGCGGATGAGATAGAAAGTAGTGCATGTCAGCGGCTAAAATGCCTGCTGGTTGCGCTGGTCGCGGAGGCCATTATGGCGGAATCCGCGTTTGTGCCAGAGTCATTTTTCGCCATCCGCCTGACTACATTTTTGGCCGACATGCTTTCCCAGGGCGGCAGTGCAGGTAGTCCTGCTGGCGGTTCAGTGAAGTTTTGGCAGCAGTATCTGTGGTCCGAGATAGTGGGCTGCTATATCAGCGCCTGGAACGCCAAGCCGCAGAATTTTTCCCCCGAAAATCAACTTCCCCTATCGCTAAAGCACAACCAGCGGCCGCTACAGCAGTCGCCGGAGCACGTCCAACTCTTCCAGCTCGAGGAGTCACTGATGAACTTGCACCGCATGCATGTCTCGGGTACGGGTTGTCCACAAATTTCACTAACGCTCTTGCTTCATCTGCAACGAAAGGGCACTGCCATGGATTATTTCACATTCCATATCGACCAGTCCCCCCTAGAGCCGCCGCGTGGAGCTCCCGCGGCGGCAGCCGCGCTAGGAATTGCGGCGGATGGTGATTCGCCGGAGATTTACCCACTTGATCCGGTAGATCTAGTGGGAAGGGACGGAAACTTCACGCTCGGGTTTGGGTATTTGGGTCAAGATGCCAGTGAATTTTCTGTGGGTGGCGGCACTCTGTGGGATAGCGTTGAGCGTATCAAGGAGAAACATTGTCTTTCAGGCGATGACTTTTCCGCAGAAATGGTTGACTGTGGCCTCTACCCCCGTAAAATAATTGCGGAGCCCGTGCCCGTGTCGGGGGCCCGTTTCCATGGCCATCCAGCGCACATTGCTGGCCACACGGGCATAGGTCTGCTCGCCGCATCCAATGACTTTTGCAAAATCTGGCCCATGGACCTGGCGGTGGACGTGTTTGAGGATGATGGGATTCGCCGCCAAGTGCTTAGAGTGACTAAGAAAGATAGTCTGCCCAAAACCTTCCAGCTGAACCCTCGTGCGGAGAGGGGGCGCAAGAAGGCGGGGCCGCGAGAGGCGGAGGGGCCTGGGGAAAGGGAGTGTGTGGCCCCCGGCAACAAGTGCCCTTTCATAGGATTCTCCTCAGAGACGGATGGAAAATTAGTGGAGTGGATGCGGCAGTACGTTACAACACGCCTGCACCCCGAGTACCGCCAGCTGGATAACCGATCGCTGGTGGCCAAAGTCTGCAGCAAGAGCAGGCTGCCCGTGCTTTGGACCAGGGCAGACCCACAATTCGCCCTGATAGGCAGGCTGCGCAGGTGCCAGTCTCCCGCCATGTGGGAGCAGCAATTGCTCGCCGATAATGACGTTGTTGGGCAGATGGAGGCTGCTATGCGAATGGGCGGCGTGGGGGATGTAGGCGGCTGCGTGGCAGCAATGGGTGCCGTACGAAGCCTCATCGCCGCCATGTCGCAGCACCTGTGGCACCCCGCCGTCCGCAGCAGGGCGGCCTTTTCGCTCGCGCAAATTTACAATGCCTTTTCCCGCCGTAGGAGGCGCCTCGTTGCTGCGCGGCCGACGGGGGTTCCCTGCCCCGCGGGAGCCCAGGCAGGGCAGGGAGGCAGCGATGGAAACGGGAGCGAGAGCGAGGACGAATTTTGCCCTGCGCCTACTCCGGGCGCAGGTTCGTCTACAGGACCTTCGCAGCCTCGCGCTGTGCCCACGCAGAGTGATAACTCGCTTGCCCAGGTCGATAACGTGCTCTGTCAGGTCTTGAGGGGGTTTtccaattattttattctCCACCATACCAAGGCGCTTCAGACGCCTCCACATGCCTCTCCTGCGGGTGGAGTGGGCGCATGGCCAATGACCACGGATAACCTCGAGTGGCCTACCGAGTGCCGTTTTTTGGCCAGTTTTTTGAGGGCGCTCTGCCTTATGCGCGACTTCCGTGATGAGACGCCGCCTGAGGCTCTGGAGCTCATAATGCGATTTTTAGATGCTGCGTCCTGTTATATATCGTCTCCGCCTTATCCTGTGCTTGCCACGTACTTAATAAGTGCGATTGGCGCATTGAGAATTCCCGCTGCCCGCGGCTGTTCAACGGAGACATTCGAGGGCTTCAGGGCTACCTCTTCATTTGGCCTATTCCAACGCATTGTCCACTTGTTACGGCTGGATGGGTTACCTGAGTCCAGCAGGTCATGTGCATTGTTGACACGCGTCTATTTGCGATCTATCGCAGCTTTCCCTGATTGCTGCGAGGTGCCTCGCATTGAGGATTTCATTCCCTTATCACATGGTGCAGCAGATCCGATCATAGCTGGCGCCGCCATTGCCGCCATTTTCAAAATGGTAATAATGGGGAGGGTTGTCTGTTGTTATGGAGCCCACGGCACTGGGTCCCTTTCTACCCTACGTACCACTGACAATGAGCGGCGTAGAATAATTGGACTTGGCATGGGCTTTTTTTCGTCACTGCGTCTTATCACCTTTCTGGAGGGGGCCTTCGGCGattgtgaaatatttcGTCCCTTCAAATCCCTAATGGAAGTATGCGTGGAACTTTATATCTTTAGTCCTCATGTCTATGCTACCTTCCCGCGGAGTTTCGGGGCCGGCTCCCCGCCGCCCCAGCAGCCGGAGCTCGCGGGGGACACGGATCTATGCAA GCATTTTGAGGAGCAAGTACCGGACGGTAgggaaaaaattgtatttttggGCTGGTCGGACAGTGATTTACCCTGTTGGGACTCATTTCTCTCGTCGCTCAAAGCTACCCTACTTTCCAAGGCAATCGCCAATGACCTGGAATTTAGCCACCTGATGGCACTGTACGAGTTCTTCAACGG GCGTGATACTTGTGTCCAACGAGGGCAAATGATGGATAGCATCTGGGTATTCCTCCGCAGATACGGAAAAGGGTATACCAATTCCCC GCTATTGGTCAACAGCGACTGTCTGCCCGCCGATTGGCAGCACGTGGCTCTAATGGCTGCCTGTGCCCTGAGTGACCAGCGCTATTTGGATCTGCCCTGGTCTCAGATTCAGTCAAAACTCCGCAGTCACGCCTATGG CGTACCTATGGAGTTCAAGGCGGATGTTGTTGCCGCTGTACGTGGTTTCAGGAATGATCCCGGGCTCCCTGAGTTCGAGCGTAGTTTTGATGCCATTTGGCCCGTTATAATCGCATCATTCAAAAAGAGCGTCGGGCGGGCTCAGCCCGCCCTTTGA
- a CDS encoding hypothetical protein (overlaps_old_locusTagID:BBM_III02430), translating into MKASKFERKFKFSSKKNKTSEADFYLSNPNRVKKKIRVARQSITIDKKNLPVSSKGLTMPELINKLNHPVIATKQKALAGILQLSKRISKDHCYNIGAIAHSTWPLRWNEDQKIRHTADDILKSVLKLTDGSVWFHKLAVIYLTEGYSNPYSHIVRDALEFTEYLIKRTPKILNSMSTQLTTLIIKINSPENTLLQCHLLYEITRTHPYKHSSFLYSESIETLIYNANSINHLHFYRRTLELALDAFDHAAYAGNNDNVIKQLKTLLECAILIKESISSCNDLIEIAKCYPFPAILPNIAQLNAKNRRSADELISHLLVIKWQIQLLIDKKPNFRITQAESESMYKVIGAKFTIPLPGSISALINYALALDNIEDFEIVYYKTKQTNVDNCPRVDARDGVSQVSDTGVDTFGCLIELVIFAIKQNLPALLIRQVLSKIFNDDIMINWMPSNCKISRNTSSGNVLKDMKDTFRIHTANLT; encoded by the coding sequence ATGAAGGCCTCAAAATTTGAACGGAAATTCAAATTCTCCTccaaaaaaaataaaactTCTGAAGCAGACTTCTACCTCTCCAACCCAAATAGAGTCAAAAAAAAAATACGCGTTGCGAGGCAAAGCATCACTATTGACAAGAAAAACCTACCGGTCTCCAGCAAGGGGCTTACTATGCCTGAATTGATAAACAAACTCAATCACCCCGTCATTGCCACAAAACAAAAGGCCCTGGCCGGAATTCTTCAACTTTCCAAACGCATTTCGAAAGATCATTGCTATAATATTGGCGCCATCGCACATTCCACCTGGCCACTCAGATGGAACGAAGACCAAAAAATTAGACACACGGCTGATGATATACTCAAATCTGTTCTAAAACTTACTGACGGCTCGGTTTGGTTCCACAAACTTGCGGTTATATACCTGACCGAAGGCTACTCCAACCCGTACAGTCACATTGTTAGAGATGCCCTTGAGTTCActgaatatttaattaaacGGACACCAAAAATACTTAACTCTATGTCTACGCAACTCACGACcttaataatcaaaataaaCTCTCCGGAAAACACACTATTGCAATGCCATTTGCTCTATGAAATCACCAGAACACACCCCTACAAACACTCGAGCTTCCTCTATAGTGAGTCTATTGAGACGttaatatacaatgcaAACTCCATTAATCATTTGCACTTTTACCGACGTACACTTGAACTAGCACTGGACGCGTTCGACCATGCCGCGTATGCAggaaataatgataatgtTATAAAGCAACTAAAAACACTGCTGGAATGCGCAATTTTAATCAAAGAGTCTATATCCTCCTGCAATGATCTGATTGAAATTGCTAAATGCTATCCATTTCCTGCCATTCTGCCAAATATTGCGCAGTTGAATGCCAAAAATAGACGCTCTGCGGATGAACTCATTTCTCATTTACTGGTGATAAAGTGGCAAATTCAATTGCTCATCGACAAAAAACCTAACTTCCGTATCACGCAAGCGGAAAGCGAGTCCATGTACAAGGTGATTGGTGCAAAATTTACTATACCCTTGCCCGGGTCTATATCTgcattgataaattacgCACTGGCGCTCGATAACATTGAGgattttgaaattgtttacTATAAAACTAAACAAACTAACGTAGATAATTGCCCCAGGGTTGATGCCCGTGATGGAGTTTCGCAGGTATCCGATACTGGAGTGGACACATTTGGCTGCCTAATCGAACTAGTGATTTTTGCCATCAAACAAAACTTACCGGCCCTCCTCATCCGCCAAGTACTgtcaaaaatttttaacGATGATATTATGATTAATTGGATGCCAAGTAACTGCAAAATCAGTCGCAACACCTCAAGCGGGAATGTACTGAAAGACATGAAGGATACCTTCAGAATACATACGGCAAACCTTACATAG